Proteins encoded in a region of the Oncorhynchus gorbuscha isolate QuinsamMale2020 ecotype Even-year unplaced genomic scaffold, OgorEven_v1.0 Un_scaffold_3459, whole genome shotgun sequence genome:
- the LOC124027677 gene encoding ubiquitin carboxyl-terminal hydrolase 33-like: protein MHLSSGHCQDCKVGGPNLWACLENTCAYVGCGESHADHSTVHSQETRHNLTVNLTTLRVWCYACGKEVFVERKLGPQCPVPSTKTLASPLTNNTQFQECSRAQGSPTSLRLPLTNGCEDLGMETEEEDELRARGLTGLKNIGNTCYMNAALQALSNW from the exons atgcacctgTCAAGT GGCCATTGTCAAGACTGCAAGGTTGGAGGACCAAATCTGTGGGCGTGTCTGGAG aacaCCTGTGCCTATGTGGGCTGTGGAGAATCTCATGCTGACCATAGCACTGTCCACTCACAG gAGACGCGGCACAACCTGACGGTGAACCTGACCACTCTGAGGGTGTGGTGTTATGCCTGTGGGAAAGAGGTGTTTGTGGAGCGTAAACTGGGCCCTCAGTGCCCTGTCCCCAGCACCAAGACCCTCGCTTCACCTCTCACCAACAACACACAG TTCCAGGAGTGTAGCAGGGCGCAGGGCAGTCCCACTTCTCTGAGACTGCCCCTTACTAATGGCTGTGAAGACCTGGGCatggagacggaggaggaggacgagcTACGCGCCAGAG GTCTGACGGGTCTGAAGAACATCGGGAACACCTGCTATATGAATGCAGCCCTGCAGGCCCTCTCCAACTGGTGA